In Candidatus Edwardsbacteria bacterium, the following are encoded in one genomic region:
- a CDS encoding kelch repeat-containing protein — protein MKYIFPFSILILIIFGLSSCSKENPVSADQTILPPTLLTPANGDTGIGSTPTLTWASVANANGYWLQVSGDSTFNVNIEFNYEGLVLNSKVLQELSPANKYFWRVKSLDEKAYSEWSKAWKFTTSAKPNFPPIEPVNPLPINGEVNILTPIVLSWDGGDPDSGDLVIYTVLLSTVNPPSSYLDVHESNLNVCRSNVNNLLGRKTYYWQIISKDNHANIRNGPVWSFTTLDPWVVLQEMPTARSYMTADTFSGKIFVIGGKNSSNQPLSLVELYDPISNSWSVKADMPTARYRQSMANLNGTIYVFGGYNDSVLHVVESYDPLLNTWTPKRPMPYAAFGQSATSYNGKIYLFGGVDGEGNPLPSMRYDSVKDTFEVFPQNGIYINTTRAALTHVESRRIFILSDDFYEYFPDYDITYEHSQPYIQYGSAALNGDRIFMVRDSYYTYVYDILSRNTFETTPPSYWGEGLSVIQVGGKIYTIGGGSKIVQVYDPTIDPGRQNDK, from the coding sequence ATGAAATATATATTTCCATTTTCCATATTGATCCTGATTATTTTTGGATTATCGTCATGTAGCAAGGAAAATCCTGTATCGGCAGACCAAACTATACTGCCACCGACGCTTTTAACACCCGCAAACGGGGATACGGGAATAGGGAGTACACCAACACTAACTTGGGCCTCAGTTGCAAATGCCAATGGGTATTGGCTACAAGTATCGGGGGACAGTACTTTTAATGTGAATATTGAATTCAACTATGAAGGGCTTGTTTTAAACAGCAAAGTACTACAGGAACTTTCCCCAGCAAATAAATATTTTTGGCGTGTAAAATCATTGGATGAGAAAGCATATTCGGAATGGTCTAAGGCATGGAAATTTACCACAAGTGCCAAACCCAATTTCCCGCCAATAGAACCGGTCAATCCCCTGCCAATAAATGGAGAAGTAAATATTTTAACTCCGATCGTTCTTTCATGGGATGGTGGTGATCCTGATAGCGGTGATCTTGTAATATATACTGTGTTGTTGAGCACAGTAAACCCACCGTCGTCATATTTGGACGTACATGAAAGCAACTTGAATGTATGTAGATCAAATGTAAATAATTTACTGGGGAGAAAAACATATTATTGGCAGATAATTTCAAAAGACAACCATGCCAATATTAGGAACGGACCTGTCTGGAGTTTTACCACTTTAGACCCTTGGGTGGTTTTACAAGAAATGCCCACAGCACGATCATATATGACAGCCGATACATTTTCTGGTAAAATATTTGTAATTGGCGGTAAAAATTCAAGCAATCAGCCCCTATCCCTGGTCGAATTATATGATCCTATCAGCAATAGTTGGTCCGTTAAAGCAGATATGCCCACCGCCAGATACAGGCAGTCAATGGCAAATTTAAATGGAACAATATATGTTTTTGGCGGTTATAATGACAGTGTTCTTCATGTTGTTGAATCTTATGACCCGTTATTGAATACCTGGACCCCAAAAAGACCAATGCCCTATGCTGCATTCGGGCAATCCGCAACGTCGTATAATGGGAAGATATATCTTTTTGGTGGTGTTGATGGTGAAGGCAATCCATTACCGAGTATGAGATATGATTCCGTGAAAGATACCTTCGAAGTATTTCCCCAAAACGGCATTTATATTAATACAACCCGTGCGGCTCTAACCCATGTGGAAAGCAGGAGAATATTTATTCTTAGTGATGATTTTTATGAATATTTCCCCGATTATGATATCACATACGAACATAGTCAACCGTATATACAATATGGTTCTGCCGCCCTTAATGGCGATCGAATATTTATGGTCAGAGATTCTTATTACACTTATGTATATGATATATTAAGCAGAAACACCTTTGAAACTACACCTCCCAGCTATTGGGGGGAAGGACTGTCTGTAATACAGGTGGGGGGTAAAATCTACACTATTGGCGGTGGATCAAAGATAGTTCAAGTATATGATCCCACTATTGACCCAGGGAGGCAAAATGATAAATAA
- a CDS encoding mucoidy inhibitor MuiA family protein, producing the protein MKKIILISALMLIAAGAHALQTIEQKTPISQVVIYNDRVEITRMHKTGYQPGEYQLKMTDLPSSLDENSVRTSGSGTAEVKINGVKIETVYLDTTTNQRYKALEDSVEQLKEQQKIYDDRYGLLQKEADYLEKIKNASTALPSGRESEKPRSTTVSEWTGLYNFYDAKFEAINKEQRSIEKNKKALQARLNALQSRLHKISAGANLTKKNVSVSFTVKKEGSLALALSYMMMGASWHPQYDIRVSPENKEVEFTYYGVIYQNTGEDWKNVKITLSTAQPSISGSMPALKPWYVDVYQQYYQKGQASQRAKQNIAYSKEQQAPAPAEMAYFVDGTSVTDQLAGARGASINVSDVEFTGTSYVYQTPGENNIPSDGEPHKIPIAFETLKAEFEYSSAPRLKQYAYLQGKVKNTTEYPFIAGDINVFFGNNFVGTSAINTVIPSEKFDVSLGIDEGIKITRQKVKDLVENGKRIKRTYGYKITVKNLKKTKEILTVNEQYPVTRNDKIKVKLVSPKFDDEKLEYGIKEKANGIIEWKMELDPQEKKEMELEYILEYPGGVSVTGL; encoded by the coding sequence ATGAAAAAGATTATTCTGATCTCAGCCCTAATGCTGATCGCCGCCGGCGCCCATGCCCTGCAGACCATAGAGCAGAAGACCCCCATTTCGCAGGTGGTGATCTACAATGACCGGGTGGAGATAACCCGGATGCACAAGACCGGCTACCAGCCCGGGGAATACCAGCTCAAGATGACCGACCTGCCGTCATCGCTGGACGAGAACTCGGTGCGGACCTCGGGGAGCGGCACGGCCGAGGTCAAGATCAACGGGGTGAAGATCGAGACGGTCTACCTGGACACCACCACCAACCAGAGATACAAGGCCCTGGAGGACTCGGTGGAGCAGCTCAAGGAACAGCAGAAAATCTACGACGACCGCTACGGTCTGCTGCAGAAGGAGGCCGATTACCTGGAGAAGATAAAAAATGCCAGCACTGCTTTGCCTTCAGGCAGAGAATCCGAAAAGCCCAGATCCACCACGGTCAGCGAATGGACCGGGCTGTATAATTTCTACGATGCCAAATTCGAAGCCATAAACAAGGAACAGCGGAGTATCGAGAAAAACAAGAAGGCCCTGCAGGCCAGGCTGAACGCCCTGCAGAGCCGCCTGCACAAGATTTCGGCCGGGGCCAACCTGACCAAGAAGAACGTCAGCGTCAGCTTCACCGTCAAAAAGGAGGGCAGTTTGGCCCTAGCCTTAAGCTATATGATGATGGGGGCCTCCTGGCATCCCCAGTACGATATCCGAGTGTCCCCGGAGAACAAGGAGGTGGAGTTCACCTATTACGGGGTGATCTACCAGAACACCGGCGAGGACTGGAAGAACGTCAAAATAACGCTGTCCACCGCCCAGCCGTCCATCTCCGGCTCCATGCCGGCCCTCAAGCCCTGGTATGTTGACGTCTACCAGCAGTATTACCAGAAGGGGCAGGCCTCGCAAAGGGCCAAGCAGAATATCGCCTACAGCAAGGAGCAGCAGGCCCCGGCTCCGGCGGAGATGGCCTATTTCGTGGACGGGACATCCGTTACCGATCAATTGGCTGGAGCCAGGGGAGCCAGCATCAATGTTTCCGATGTGGAATTCACAGGCACCTCCTACGTCTACCAGACCCCGGGCGAGAACAACATCCCCTCGGACGGCGAGCCGCACAAGATCCCCATAGCCTTCGAGACTTTAAAGGCCGAATTCGAATATTCTTCGGCCCCCCGCCTGAAACAGTATGCCTACCTGCAGGGCAAGGTCAAGAACACCACCGAGTATCCCTTCATCGCCGGAGATATCAATGTCTTCTTCGGGAACAATTTCGTGGGCACCTCGGCCATCAACACCGTCATTCCGTCCGAGAAGTTCGATGTATCGCTGGGCATAGACGAGGGCATTAAGATCACAAGGCAGAAGGTCAAGGACCTGGTCGAGAATGGCAAGAGGATCAAGCGGACCTACGGATATAAGATCACGGTGAAGAACCTGAAGAAGACCAAGGAGATCCTGACCGTCAACGAACAGTACCCGGTAACTCGCAACGATAAGATCAAGGTGAAATTAGTGTCGCCCAAGTTCGACGACGAGAAGCTGGAATACGGGATCAAGGAAAAGGCCAACGGCATCATCGAATGGAAGATGGAGCTGGACCCGCAGGAGAAGAAGGAGATGGAATTGGAGTACATCCTGGAGTATCCCGGCGGGGTCAGCGTGACGGGGCTATAA